Below is a window of Micromonospora chersina DNA.
GCAGGTCCTCGGCGTGCTCGTCCGCCGGCACGGCCAGTTCTACGCGTGCGAGGACGCCGTCCAGGAGGCGCTGCTCGCCGCCGCCACCCAGTGGCCGGAGCAGGGCCTGCCGGAGCATCCCCGCTCCTGGCTGGTCACCGTGGCGACCCGCCGGCTCACCGACGAGTGGCGCAGCGAGCGGGCCCGCCGGGACCGGGAGGTCGCGGTGGCGGTCCGGGAACCGGCGTACGCGGCGGTCGCCCCGCCCGCCGACGAGGAGCCGCCCAGTGGGGACGACACCCTGAAGCTGCTCTTCCTCTGCTGCCATCCGGCACTCACGGTCAGCGCCCAGGTGGCGCTCACCCTGCGGGCGGTGGGCGGGTTGAGCACCGCCGAGATCGCCCGGGCGTACCTGGTGCCCGAGGCCACGATGAGCCAGCGGATCCGCCGGGCCAAGCAGCGGATCGAGGCGGCCGGGGCCCGGTTCGACATGCCCTCGGCGGCCGACCGCGACGCCCGGCTGCGCGCCGTGCTGCACGTCCTCTACCTGGTCTTCAACGAGGGGTACACCGCCTCCAGCGGTGCCGAACTGCACCGGGCCGAGTTGACCGGGGAGGCGATCCGGCTGGCCCGGGAGCTGCGCCGGCTGCTCCCCGACGACGGCGAGGTGGCCGGGCTGCTGGCCCTCATGCTGCTCACCGACGCGCACCGGGCGGCGCGTACCGGCCCGGGTGGCGAGCTGGTGCCGCTGACCGAGCAGGACCGCACCCGCTGGGACCGGGCCGGGATCGCCGAGGGCGTGGCCCTGGTGACCGAGGCGCTGACCTGGTCGGCGCCCGGCCCGTACCAGGTGCAGGCGGCCATCGCCGCGGTGCACGCCGAGGCGCCCACCGCTGCCGACACCGACTGGCGGCAGATCGTCGCGCTGTACCGGCTGCTGGCCCGGCTGGCGCCCAACCCGATGGTCACCCTCAACCAGGCCGCCGCGGTGGCCATGGTGGACGGTCCCCGGGCCGGGCTCGCCCTGCTGGCGCCGCTGGACGCCGACGAGCGGACCGCCGGCCACCACCGGCTGGCCGCCGTCCGCGCCCACCTCCTCGAACTGGCCGGCGACCGGGACGACGCCCGGACCGCCTACCTGGCCGCCGCCCGGGCCACCACCAGCCTTCCCGAGCGGCACTACCTGGAGGTACGCGCCGCGCGGCTCGCCACCGACCGATGAGTTACGCCGGCCGGGACAGTCCACCTCGCATGGGAGAGGTCACCAGTCAGATGTCGGTGTCGCTGGACGGGTACGTCGCGGCGCCGGGGCAGAGCCGGCAGGACCCGCTCGGCCGGGGCGGCCTGCGGCTGCACGAGTGGTTGTTCGCCAGCGAGAGCTGGCGCGAGCGGCACGGGCTGGCCGGCGGGGACCGGAACGTCGACGCCGAGGTGGTCGACGAGGTCACGGCGGGAGTCGGCGCGTACGTGATGGGGCGCCGCATGTTCGGCGGCGGCGAGGGCGGGTGGGACCTGGACTGGACCGGCTGGTGGGGTGACGAGCCGCCGTGGCGGGTCCCGGTCTTCGTGCTGACCCACCACCCGCGCGAGCCGCTGGTGATGCGGGGCGGCACCGAGTTCCACTTCGTCACCGACGGCATCGAGGCGGCGCTGGCGCGGGCCCGCGCGGCGGCCGGCGACCTCGACGTGGCCGTGGCGGGCGGGGGCGGGACGGTGCGCCAGTACCTGGCGGCCGGGCTGCTCGACTCGCTGTGGCTGCACGTGGTGCCGATCGTCCTGGGCGGCGGCACGCCCCTCTTCGACGGCCCCGTCGACGCGGTGTGGGAACCGGTCAAGGTGGTCCCCGCCCCCACGGTCACCCACATCCACTACCGGGTCAGAACAGCCGGCCCCGGTACGGATGCGACCGCTTCCACGTCTCCTCCCACTGAAGCAGCTCCGCCTGCCAGAGCGGAAGCTCAGGATGGTAGTCCCGGATGAGATGGAGACTGTCCGGGCGACTGGAGAGGAACGCCCAGTACGCCTCAACCGCCTCGCGCAGTTCGTCGAGGGAATACCGGCCCTTC
It encodes the following:
- a CDS encoding RNA polymerase sigma factor; translation: MTDRAVEDLLRALAPQVLGVLVRRHGQFYACEDAVQEALLAAATQWPEQGLPEHPRSWLVTVATRRLTDEWRSERARRDREVAVAVREPAYAAVAPPADEEPPSGDDTLKLLFLCCHPALTVSAQVALTLRAVGGLSTAEIARAYLVPEATMSQRIRRAKQRIEAAGARFDMPSAADRDARLRAVLHVLYLVFNEGYTASSGAELHRAELTGEAIRLARELRRLLPDDGEVAGLLALMLLTDAHRAARTGPGGELVPLTEQDRTRWDRAGIAEGVALVTEALTWSAPGPYQVQAAIAAVHAEAPTAADTDWRQIVALYRLLARLAPNPMVTLNQAAAVAMVDGPRAGLALLAPLDADERTAGHHRLAAVRAHLLELAGDRDDARTAYLAAARATTSLPERHYLEVRAARLATDR
- a CDS encoding dihydrofolate reductase family protein, which gives rise to MGEVTSQMSVSLDGYVAAPGQSRQDPLGRGGLRLHEWLFASESWRERHGLAGGDRNVDAEVVDEVTAGVGAYVMGRRMFGGGEGGWDLDWTGWWGDEPPWRVPVFVLTHHPREPLVMRGGTEFHFVTDGIEAALARARAAAGDLDVAVAGGGGTVRQYLAAGLLDSLWLHVVPIVLGGGTPLFDGPVDAVWEPVKVVPAPTVTHIHYRVRTAGPGTDATASTSPPTEAAPPARAEAQDGSPG